A stretch of Salvelinus alpinus chromosome 4, SLU_Salpinus.1, whole genome shotgun sequence DNA encodes these proteins:
- the LOC139574243 gene encoding uncharacterized protein yields MVGARIARMDTNYRESISPVECLAIGLRFLATGDSYRTIGFSFRRSTVAGIVPSVAQAIWDCLVGENMPVPKEEDWSAIAAEFLERWNYPNCLGSIDGKHVIQAPPCSGSQFYNYKGTYSVVLLAVVDAIYCFRVVNVGDYGKGSDGGTLRDAAFGQALQDGTLEIPPPASLPGAEDLGPVPHVFIGDEAFPLRPNLMRPYTGGQLPLPKPVRIFNKRRSRTRLVVECAFGILAARWRMYRRVLDLSPSNVDACVKATCVLHNYLQKSFQEPLRMEMGMPNGHLPDVTRAGANNAPRQALQVREKLTTYFSSPAGEVPWQYAME; encoded by the exons ATGGTTGGAGCCAGGATCGCCCGGATGGATACCAACTACCGGGAGTCCATCAGCCCAGTTGAATGCCTGGCGATTGGTCTCCG attcttggcGACAGGGGACTCCTACAGGACTATAGGATTCAGCTTCCGACGGTCCACGGTGGCAGGCATTGTTCCCTCTGTGGCACAAGCCATTTGGGACTGTCTGGTTGGTGAAAACATGCCTGTCCCCAAGGAGGAAGACTGGAGTGCCATTGCTGCCGAGTTCCTGGAGAGGTGGAATTACCCCAACTGTCTTGGCTCCATTGACGGGAAACATGTAATCCAGGCTCCACCGTGCTCAGGTTCGCAATTCTACAACTACAAGGGTACATATTCAGTTGTACTCTTGGCTGTAGTCGATGCCATCTACTGTTTCCGAGTTGTCAATGTTGGTGATTACGGCAAGGGAAGTGATGGCGGTACCCTCCGGGACGCTGCCTTTGGCCAGGCACTTCAGGATGGCACCCTGGAGATTCCACCACCTGCATCACTCCCCGGGGCTGAAGACCTGGGACCTGTTCCCCACGTCTTTATCGGTGATGAGGCCTTCCCTTTAAGACCCAACCTCATGAGGCCCTACACTGGAGGCCAGCTGCCATTGCCAAAGCCTGTAAGGATCTTTAACAAACGACGGTCCAGGACAAGGTTAGTTGTTGAATGCGCCTTTGGGATTCTGGCAGCCCGGTGGAGAATGTATCGGCGAGTGCTTGATCTCAGCCCCTCAAATGTCGATGCCTGCGTGAAGGCCACGTGTGTTCTCCACAACTACCTGCAGAAGTCATTCCAGGAGCCGCTCCGGATGGAGATGGGCATGCCAAATGGTCACCTTCCTGATGTCACCAGGGCAGGTGCCAACAACGCCCCCAGACAGGCACTCCAGGTGAGGGAGAAGCTGACCACCTACTTCTCATCGCCAGCAGGTGAAGTCCCATGGCAGTATGCCATGGAGTGA